The following proteins are encoded in a genomic region of Cherax quadricarinatus isolate ZL_2023a chromosome 5, ASM3850222v1, whole genome shotgun sequence:
- the LOC128705204 gene encoding LOW QUALITY PROTEIN: myb-like protein D (The sequence of the model RefSeq protein was modified relative to this genomic sequence to represent the inferred CDS: deleted 1 base in 1 codon; substituted 1 base at 1 genomic stop codon) encodes MAASYSNNFLSQHKHIIQHSNNHVIQYSNNHVIQHSNNHVIQYSNNHVIQYSNNHVIQCSNNHVIQCFNNHVIQYSNNHVIQYSNNHVIQCSNNHVIQCFNNHVIQYSKTHVIQYSSNHVIQCSNNHVIQYSNNHVIQYSNNHVIQHSNNHVIQYSNNHVIQHSNNHVIQYSNNHVIQYSNNHVIQYSNNHVIQHSNNHVIQYSNNHVIQYSNNHVIQHSNNHVIQYSNNHVIQYSNNHVIQHSNNHAIQYSNNHVIQYSNNHVIQHSNNHVIQYSNNHVIQHSNNHVIQYSNNHVIQYSNNHVIQHSNNHVIQHSNNHVIQYSNNHVIQCSNNHVIQCFNNHVIQHSNNHVIQYSSNHVIQCSKNHVIQYSNNHVIQYSNNHVIQYSNNHVIQHSNNHVIQYSNNHVVQYSNNHAIQHSTKNVIQYSNNHVIQYSNNHVIQYSNNHVIQCSNNHVMQYSNNHVIQYSNNHVIQHSNNHVIQYSNNHVIQCSNNHVIQCFNNHVIQYSNNHVIHTLTTTLSSTLTTTSSSTLTTTSSSTLTTTSSSVIQYSNNHVIQYSNNHVIQHSNNHVIQYSNNHVIQHSNNHVIQYSNNHVIQYSNNHVIQYSNNHVIQHSNNHVIQYSNKHVIQYSNNHVIQHSNNHVIQYSNNHVIQYSNNHVIQHSNNHAIQYSNNHVIQYSNNHVIQHSNNHVIQYSNNHVIQHSNNHVIQYSNNHVIQYSNNHVIQHSNNHVIQHSNNHVIQYPNNHVIQCSNNHVIQCFNNHVIQYSNNHVIQYSSNHVIQCSNNHVIQYSNNHVIQYSNNHVIQYSNNHVIQHSNNHVIQYSNNHVVQYSNNHAIQHSNNHVIQYSNNHVIQYSNNHVIQYSNNHVIQCSNNHVMQYSNNHVIQYSNNHVIQHSNNHVIQYSNNHVIQCSNNHVIQCFNNHVIQYTNNHVIQYSNNHVIXYSNNHVIQHSNNHVIQYSNNHIIQHSNNHVIQYSNNHIIQHSNNHIIQHSNNHIIQHSNNHIIQHSNNHVIQHSNNHVIQYSNNHVIQHSNNHVIQYSNNHIIQHSNNHVIQYSNNHIIQYSNNHVIQYSNNHNITKSSTLTTTSSSTLTTTSSSTLNHIV; translated from the exons atggCAGCATCATATAGCAACAATTTCCTCAGTCAGCA CAAACACATCATCCAGCACTCTAACAACCACGTCATCCAGTACTCTAACAACCACGTCATCCAGCACTCTAACAACCACGTCATCCAGTACTCTAACAACCACGTCATCCAGTACTCTAACAACCACGTCATCCAGTGCTCTAACAACCACGTCATCCAGTGCTTTAACAACCACGTCATCCAGTACTCTAACAACCACGTCATCCAGTACTCTAACAACCACGTCATCCAGTGTTCTAACAACCACGTCATCCAGTGCTTTAACAACCACGTCATCCAGTACTCTAAGACCCACGTCATCCAGTACTCTAGCAACCACGTCATCCAGTGCTCTAACAACCACGTCATCCAGTACTCTAACAACCACGTCATCCAGTACTCTAACAACCACGTCATCCAGCACTCTAACAACCACGTCATCCAGTACTCTAACAACCACGTCATCCAGCACTCTAACAACCACGTCATCCAGTACTCTAACAACCACGTCATCCAGTACTCTAACAACCACGTCATCCAGTACTCTAACAACCACGTCATCCAGCACTCTAACAACCACGTCATCCAGTACTCTAACAACCACGTCATCCAGTACTCTAACAACCACGTCATCCAGCACTCTAACAACCACGTCATCCAGTACTCTAACAACCACGTCATCCAGTACTCTAACAACCACGTCATCCAGCACTCTAACAACCACGCCATCCAGTACTCTAACAACCACGTCATCCAGTACTCTAACAACCACGTCATCCAACACTCTAACAACCACGTCATCCAGTACTCTAACAACCATGTCATCCAGCACTCTAACAACCACGTCATCCAGTACTCTAACAACCACGTCATCCAGTACTCTAACAACCACGTCATCCAGCACTCTAACAACCACGTCATCCAGCACTCTAACAACCACGTTATCCAGTACTCTAACAACCACGTCATCCAGTGCTCTAACAACCACGTCATCCAGTGCTTTAACAACCACGTCATCCAGCACTCTAACAACCACGTCATCCAGTACTCTAGCAACCACGTCATCCAGTGCTCTAAGAACCACGTCATCCAGTACTCTAACAACCACGTCATCCAGTACTCTAACAACCACGTCATCCAGTACTCTAACAACCACGTCATCCAGCACTCTAACAACCACGTCATCCAGTACTCTAACAACCACGTCGTCCAGTACTCTAACAACCACGCCATCCAGCACTCT ACAAAAAACGTCATCCAGTACTCTAACAACCACGTCATCCAGTACTCTAACAACCACGTCATCCAGTACTCTAACAACCATGTCATCCAGTGCTCTAACAACCACGTCATGCAGTACTCTAACAACCACGTCATCCAGTACTCTAACAACCACGTCATCCAGCACTCTAACAACCACGTTATCCAGTACTCTAACAACCACGTCATCCAGTGCTCTAACAACCACGTCATCCAGTGCTTTAACAACCACGTCATCCAGTACTCTAACAACCACGTCATCCA CACTCTAACAACCACGTTATCCAGTACTCTAACAACCACATCATCTAGCACTCTAACAACCACGTCATCCAGTACTCTAACAACCACGTCATCCAG CGTCATCCAGTACTCTAACAACCACGTCATCCAGTACTCTAACAACCACGTCATCCAGCACTCTAACAACCACGTCATCCAGTACTCTAACAACCACGTCATCCAGCACTCTAACAACCACGTAATCCAGTACTCTAACAACCACGTCATCCAGTACTCTAACAACCACGTCATCCAGTACTCTAACAACCACGTCATCCAGCACTCTAACAACCACGTCATCCAGTACTCTAACAAACACGTCATCCAGTACTCTAACAACCACGTCATCCAGCACTCTAACAACCACGTCATCCAGTACTCTAACAACCACGTCATCCAGTACTCTAACAACCACGTCATCCAGCACTCTAACAACCACGCCATCCAGTACTCTAACAACCATGTCATCCAGTACTCTAACAACCACGTCATCCAACACTCTAACAACCACGTCATCCAGTACTCTAACAACCATGTCATCCAGCACTCTAACAACCACGTCATCCAGTACTCTAACAACCACGTCATCCAGTACTCTAACAACCACGTCATCCAGCACTCTAACAACCACGTCATCCAGCACTCTAACAACCACGTTATCCAGTACCCTAACAACCACGTCATCCAGTGCTCTAACAACCATGTCATCCAGTGCTTTAACAACCACGTCATCCAGTACTCTAACAACCACGTCATCCAGTACTCTAGCAACCACGTCATCCAGTGCTCTAACAACCACGTCATCCAGTACTCTAACAACCACGTCATCCAGTACTCTAACAACCACGTCATCCAGTACTCTAACAACCACGTCATCCAGCACTCTAACAACCACGTCATCCAGTACTCTAACAACCACGTCGTCCAGTACTCTAACAACCACGCCATCCAGCACTCTAACAACCACGTCATCCAGTACTCTAACAACCACGTCATCCAGTACTCTAACAACCACGTCATCCAGTACTCTAACAACCATGTCATCCAGTGCTCTAACAACCACGTCATGCAGTACTCTAACAACCACGTCATCCAGTACTCTAACAACCACGTCATCCAGCACTCTAACAACCACGTTATCCAGTACTCTAACAACCACGTCATCCAGTGCTCTAACAACCACGTCATCCAGTGCTTTAACAACCACGTCATCCAGTACACTAACAACCACGTCATCCAGTACTCTAACAACCACGTCATCTAGTACTCTAACAACCACGTCATCCAGCACTCTAACAACCACGTCATCCAGTACTCTAACAACCACATCATCCAGCACTCTAACAACCACGTCATCCAGTACTCTAACAACCACATCATCCAGCACTCTAACAACCACATCATCCAGCACTCTAACAACCACATCATCCAGCACTCTAACAACCACATCATCCAGCACTCTAACAACCACGTCATCCAGCACTCTAACAACCACGTCATCCAGTACTCTAACAACCACGTCATCCAGCACTCTAACAACCACGTCATCCAGTACTCTAACAACCACATCATCCAGCACTCTAACAACCACGTCATCCAGTACTCTAACAACCACATCATCCAGTACTCTAACAACCACGTCATCCAGTACTCTAACAACCACAACATCACAAAATCCAGTACTCTCACAACCACGTCATCAAGCACTCTAACAACCACGTCATCCAGTACTCTAAACCACATCGTCTAG